A section of the Fusarium falciforme chromosome 8, complete sequence genome encodes:
- a CDS encoding HET-domain-containing protein codes for MPRSDIFYQYEPLEDPRINIRLLTVFGDDFKAPLRSRLEEISLDDRPTYLALSYVWGRPTTKRNLQINDRIFKIQPTVFDALRRFRAEFGAFSIWIDAICINQDDLDERSAQVTVMRRIYESAKMVLVYLGETEKGRELKHLFDSVMKFLPRSGECRDSKIDWNSLNKYGLPDVLSSRWHQLVQFFSHPWFLRVWTFQESLVARRSTFVQGDCSINQVDLFALVHQMVNVHGLHHYVDRTPRMQLSPMHSAAQRCNAIAMAQSPIAVNLLPQFWIRQPLIMLLRENIGAKATDFRDHIFALLGVSKEAEEPSLQPDYKESVDDTYKRVGKYMAENGFLPLLLQCTPNNNPPDWPSWIPRWHEPGSHILGIERAMCMSSLFTAAGRSVQNFRWQPGHSLFGRGMVVDTIAHMGSRSLVVSSITQVGSPEDLYPRVLHGLIEAFSMFCPRHPYVTGEPKSAVLWRLSVCDQMHLSSLKAPKSFQQDLARFLSVAKEGVRYQYLEQGDAQLERLHLDIGMMLESMPELSLRVEEDPVYEENEFLTKSGAFLARHVRCVTTRGYIGQVFQDVEVGDKVALLQGCDIPLILRPAGNGAYTYITTCYIHGIMYGEAWSDEGTDTIRIV; via the coding sequence ATGCCAAGGTCCGACATCTTCTACCAGTATGAGCCTCTGGAGGACCCCAGAATCAATATTCGACTTCTTACTGTCTTCGGCGACGATTTCAAAGCCCCATTGCGCTCAAGACTTGAGGAGATATCACTCGACGATAGGCCCACATACCTTGCCCTGTCATATGTCTGGGGTAGACCTACAACCAAGAGGAATCTCCAGATAAACGATCGCATCTTCAAGATTCAGCCCACCGTGTTTGATGCTCTGCGTAGATTCAGAGCCGAATTCGGGGCATTTTCAATCTGGATTGATGCTATTTGCATCAACCAGGATGACCTCGACGAACGCTCTGCCCAGGTTACCGTCATGCGTCGCATCTACGAATCCGCAAAGATGGTTCTCGTATACCTCGGCGAGACTGAGAAGGGTAGGGAACTCAAACATCTTTTTGACTCCGTCATGAAATTTCTCCCCCGATCTGGAGAATGCCGAGATTCCAAAATTGATTGGAATTCGCTCAACAAGTACGGGCTGCCTGATGTCTTAAGCAGCCGATGGCATCAGCTGGTTCAGTTTTTTAGCCACCCTTGGTTCTTGAGAGTATGGACATTCCAGGAAAGCCTGGTCGCCAGGAGGTCAACCTTTGTTCAGGGGGACTGCAGTATCAACCAGGTGGACCTTTTCGCCCTTGTCCATCAGATGGTCAATGTCCACGGCCTCCATCACTACGTTGACCGGACCCCCCGTATGCAGCTCAGCCCGATGCATTCTGCAGCTCAACGATGCAACGCGATAGCGATGGCCCAGAGTCCGATTGCGGTAAACTTGCTCCCGCAGTTTTGGATACGTCAGCCTCTCATCATGCTGTTGCGTGAGAACATAGGAGCCAAAGCCACAGATTTTCGGGATCATATCTTTGCCTTGCTGGGAGTGTCGAAGGAGGCTGAAGAGCCAAGTTTGCAGCCAGATTACAAGGAGAGTGTCGACGACACATATAAGCGCGTCGGAAAGTACATGGCGGAAAATGGATTCCTTCCTCTCCTGCTTCAATGCACACCAAACAACAACCCACCAGACTGGCCTTCCTGGATCCCACGCTGGCACGAACCTGGGAGCCACATTCTCGGCATTGAAAGGGCTATGTGCATGAGCAGCCTGTTTACTGCTGCTGGCAGATCCGTCCAAAACTTTCGGTGGCAGCCTGGCCATTCCTTGTTTGGGCGAGGCATGGTCGTGGACACGATCGCCCACATGGGAAGCCGCAGTCTCGTTGTTAGCTCCATAACACAGGTCGGATCCCCAGAAGATCTCTACCCCAGGGTGCTCCATGGCCTCATAGAAGCCTTCTCCATGTTCTGCCCCAGGCACCCATACGTCACTGGCGAACCCAAGTCGGCGGTTCTCTGGAGGCTTAGTGTTTGCGACCAGATGCATCTGAGTTCCCTGAAGGCTCCCAAGAGCTTCCAACAGGACCTGGCGAGATTCCTAAGTGTTGCGAAAGAAGGCGTACGGTATCAGTATCTGGAGCAAGGCGATGCTCAACTTGAGCGGTTGCATCTTGACATTGGTATGATGCTTGAGAGCATGCCGGAATTGTCCCTACGAGTCGAAGAAGACCCCGTTTATGAGGAGAACGAGTTCCTGACGAAATCCGGCGCGTTTTTGGCGAGGCATGTTCGCTGTGTAACTACACGGGGATATATCGGCCAAGTCTTCCAAGACGTCGAGGTGGGCGACAAGGTTGCATTGCTTCAAGGCTGCGACATCCCTCTGATACTCCGACCTGCAGGCAATGGTGCGTACACTTATATCACTACGTGCTATATTCATGGTATCATGTATGGGGAAGCATGGAGTGATGAGGGCACTGATACCATCAGGATCGTTTAA
- a CDS encoding Abhydrolase-3 domain-containing protein, which yields MSTSSFPLEGFAGYTSQTVPFKTTSDGPINVDVVYPEKSDGSPAVVLLHYHGGFLVVGDRFAFLPYWLVHACASRGWIFVTPDYHLMPESTAHDTIEDAADAYKWVYSSLPKLLGRPVDSILLAGSSAGAYLALNTAVSASKKPRALLLIYGMLNPAGPRYTTPGMNIFGRPLVETGGILEEWPIKKAQGDERKPVSAYPVTNPAADPRLALVAALHIEALFPDYMTGVAGLARQIATEGVKAVPEGHQRLFPLHFGDLSGLPRVMILHGINDTAVPLECSTEAEEKLKASEVQVFTEYPPDAEHGFDARAGNVNAETSAGDDVIAVESLRKVIGFLEQSVAK from the exons ATGTCGACCTCCAGCTTCCCACTCGAGGGATTCGCTGGGTACACGTCCCAGACAGTACCCTTCAAAACCACATCAGATGGACCCATCAATGTGGATGTCGTGTACCCTGAAAAGTCGGATGGGTCTCCAGCTGTCGTCCTGCTTCACTATCACGGTGGTTTTCTT GTTGTTGGAGACAGATTTGCCTTTTTGCCGTACTGGCTGGTACACGCTTGCGCCTCGCGAGGATGGATCTTTGTAACTCCTGATTATCACTTAATGCCCGAATCAACTGCCCATGACACTATCGAAGACGCCGCGGACGCCTACAAATGGGTCTACTCGTCGCTCCCAAAGCTACTAGGCCGCCCTGTCGATTCAATATTGCTGGCTGGGTCGAGCGCCGGGGCATACTTGGCTCTCAACACAGCCGTCTCGGCTTCCAAGAAGCCTCGTGCCCTATTGCTTATCTATGGGATGCTCAATCCTGCTGGGCCTCGGTACACAACTCCCGGGATGAACATATTTGGACGGCCGCTGGTCGAGACTGGCGGTATCTTAGAAGAATGGCCTATAAAGAAGGCTCAAGGCGACGAGAGGAAGCCAGTCTCAGCTTATCCTGTCACCAACCCGGCGGCTGACCCGAGACTCGCTCTTGTTGCGGCATTACATATTGAAGCCTTGTTTCCTGACTATATGACTGGAGTCGCCGGACTTGCTCGCCAGATTGCCACCGAAGGAGTCAAGGCAGTACCAGAAGGACACCAGCGTCTGTTTCCACTCCACTTTGGTGACCTGAGCGGCCTCCCGCGTGTTATGATACTTCACGGTATCAATGACACAGCCGTGCCACTCGAGTGTAGTACCGAGGCGgaagagaagctcaaggcatCTGAAGTGCAAGTGTTCACAGAATACCCGCCAGACGCGGAGCACGGCTTCGACGCAAGGGCTGGCAACGTCAACGCTGAGACCTCAGCCGGGGATGATGTGATTGCTGTCGAGTCTCTTCGGAAAGTAATTGGGTTCCTTGAACAGTCTGTAGCCAAATAG
- a CDS encoding Fungal-trans domain-containing protein: MGIPATILDRSAQSTSRTSNVPYQLAQYGPFMKLLAQDPLWDMNRGDAINNIEQWFSETGSLYAVVSKEQMLEVAHNVFDVMQSVNVHDTRSRGALAECLSHDKTNKLKLILAIGRTLESGGRNDLAQRLLQSATEAIEGLLWSTNSINNIQLLVLMALYYYHLDEEVRTGRIIGFAARLCLEMGLHRRATVNSFANSEEQAAALQTFWCVYMLERRTSLGQGIPFYIQDCHIDPTLFAMGGHDAVTTALLDWTKLAGRTWHALNSQGEKESAINFDELDYLDYQIGQWYQHLADDMKLESIQPGQEIRHVQAVIFLRKSHLYNLIYRLVLQSPTRIAQHQRHAHKAAAIAKESLQMLSGLNENTGIIKRNPLFFKHLLLTAFGNLLLAVVNASSMFCDNVKIEFDIALDMIRMLSNRSPLLMALWKRLQGLRRLRAQLSSYSATTASSSNGQGEEAQSLDCSPDADAMMFDELFPALQADAMDMPVDNLGDTMVRDQLNGFFDLPPVSAGGTGSSWVFATWDGST, encoded by the exons ATGGGAATACCAGCAACCATATTGGACAGATCCGCTCAAAGCACAAGCCGTACCTCGAACGTGCCATACCAGCTGGCACAATACGGACCATTCATGAAGCTCCTGGCCCAAGATCCTTTATGGGATATGAATCGAGGAGatgccatcaacaacattgaACAGTGGTTTTCGGAAACTGGCTCTCTCTACGCCGTTGTTAGCAAGGAGCAGATGCTAGAGGTTGCCCATAATGTTTTTGACGTTATGCAGAGTGTCAACGTCCACGACACGAGGAGTCGAGGAGCTCTGGCAGAGTGCTTGTCCCATGATAAGACTAACAAACTGAAACTCATTTTGGCCATTGGTCGAACGTTGGAGAGCGGTGGCCGTAATGATCTGGCCCAGAGGCTCCTCCAGAGCGCCACTGAAGCTATTGAAGGGCTCCTATGGAGCACAAATTCCATCAACAACATACAGTTGCTAGTCCTGATG GCCCTTTATTACTATCATCTCGACGAAGAAGTACGAACAGGCCGCATCATTGGTTTTGCAGCCAGACTCTGCCTCGAAATGGGCTTGCACCGTCGAGCGACCGTCAACTCCTTTGCCAACTCGGAAGAGCAAGCCGCGGCGCTACAGACGTTTTGGTGTGTGTACATGCTGGAGAGAAGGACGAGTCTGGGGCAGGGGATCCCGTTCTACATACAGGACTGTCATATCGACCCAACACTATTTGCCATG GGTGGTCATGATGCAGTGACGACGGCGCTTCTCGACTGGACTAAGCTGGCAGGCAGGACGTGGCACGCTCTCAACAGCCAAGGCGAGAAGGAGAGTGCCATCAATTTTGATGAACTCGACTATCTCGACTATCAAATAGGGCAGTGGTACCAGCACCTAGCCGATGACATGAAGCTCGAATCTATACAACCAGGGCAGGAGATTCGGCATGTCCAGGCGGTGATTTTCCTCCGCAAGAGCCATCTATACAACCTGATCTATCGCCTAGTCCTCCAATCCCCAACGCGGATAGCCCAGCACCAGAGACATGCCCACAAAGCTGCTGCTATTGCCAAGGAGTCGCTGCAGATGCTCTCAGGCCTCAACGAAAACACCGGCATCATCAAGCGCAatcctctcttcttcaagcaTCTCTTACTAACTGCCTTTGGAAACCTATTACTGGCGGTTGTCAACGCCAGCTCCATGTTTTGCGACAACGTCAAGATCGAGTTTGACATTGCACTCGACATGATAAGAATGCTGAGCAACCGGTCACCACTACTCATGGCCCTCTGGAAGCGGCTTCAGGGCCTGCGGAGGCTTCGGGCGCAGCTATCCAGCTACTCTGCCACGACGGCATCGAGCAGCAatgggcaaggagaagaggcaCAAAGTTTGGACTGCTCGCCTGATGCCGATGCCATGATGTTTGATGAGTTGTTCCCAGCGCTGCAGGCTGATGCAATGGACATGCCGGTCGACAACTTGGGAGACACAATGGTCCGCGATCAACTGAATGGCTTCTTTGACCTTCCACCTGTCTCGGCTGGTGGGACAGGGAGCAGTTGGGTCTTTGCAACCTGGGACGGATCGACATAG
- a CDS encoding Alpha-carbonic anhydrase domain-containing protein, whose amino-acid sequence MPAWSSLFTLLAASAPQVLASCAYGTHLHPRAEAGAIEEPKFGYNGIKGPVNWYSLDPAANAMCATGKNQSPINMAKGSFNLIPASEMTLEIPDFTEGAEFENLGTTVEVLAEEAGGGSLEIGEKSYELKQFHFHLPSEHLDNGTSMAMEMHMVWQTAEQEIAVIGVYIDLDDGAASSAKSHYGRGGRGKRSALEPRQSAATPSTLLETVLGSVDKIATLGATTHTEPLAMSELVKLLTSGSFQSYAGSLTTPPCSEGVRWLVSNKKVSIKTSTYLKARSVIGFNARYPQNAPGEENLLQLAADAEDEHDD is encoded by the exons ATGCCTGCTTGGTCATCCCTCTTTACTCTCCTGGCCGCTTCGGCTCCCCAGGTCCTGGCTTCTTGCGCCTATGGAACTCATCTGCATCCTCGAGCTGAGGCTGGAGCCATTGAAGAGCCCAAGTTTGGATACAACGGTATCAAa GGCCCCGTCAACTGGTACTCTCTCGACCCAGCTGCCAACGCCATGTGCGCCACGGGCAAGAACCAGTCGCCaatcaacatggccaagggCTCGTTCAACCTCATCCCCGCATCCGAGATGACCCTCGAAATCCCCGACTTTACCGAGGGCGCCGAATTTGAGAATCTCGGCACCACCGTCGAGGTgctcgccgaggaggccggcggcggcagcctcGAGATCGGCGAAAAGTCCTACGAGCTCAAGCAGTTCCACTTCCACCTCCCCAGCGAGCATCTGGACAACGGTACGAGCATGGCTATGGAGATGCACATGGTGTGGCAGACTGCGGAGCAGGAAATTGCTGTCATCGGTGTTTACATTGACCTGGACGATGGTGCTGCGTCTTCTGCCAAGAGCCACTacggccgaggcggcagAGGAAAGAGGTCTGCGTTGGAGCCTCGGCAGAGTGCAGCCACACCATCCACTCTGCTTGAAACAGTTCTGGGGTCTGTCGATAAGATTGCGACCCTTGGCGCGACCACTCACACGGAGCCGCTGGCCATGTCtgagcttgtcaagctcCTGACCTCTGGGTCGTTTCAATC ATACGCCGGCTCGCTTACAACGCCTCCTTGCAGCGAAGGCGTCCGGTGGCTCGTCTCCAACAAAAAGGTTTCGATCAAGACCAGCACGTACCTCAAGGCCCGATCCGTCATTGGCTTCAATGCGCGATATCCCCAGAACGCCCCCGGAGAGGAGAACCTGTTGCAGCTGGCCGCAGACGCCGAGGATGAGCACGACGACTGA
- a CDS encoding HET domain-containing protein, whose protein sequence is MRLINIETLKLETFLGEVPPYAILSHTWGEGEVTLQDLDSDDLKEKPGWDKIVGFCQTVMKHLSDPPRYAWVDTCCIDKTSSAELSESINAMFRWYKESQCCFAYLQDVTSENLGRLEQSRWFTRGWTLQELLAPVTVDFFDQDWEFIGNKVDLGERISRRTNIDVETLRTGDMSEASVSQKMSWASSRQTTRPEDIAYCLLGIFDISMTMLYGEGEKAFIRLQEEILKEYDDHTIFAWDSSSVPESASTVGTLAPHPSYFSKSSHFQPHPSSGDPVTITNRGIRLGLPIIEQSKNPGQKLGLLSCFSGGGAGSAVGIALLRKSHDLEEYSRTRAPPVELSMRAFNFPPTTVFLTKRNGYSHREGMISKCWLHYWPKIQPLRSYPTGSWQHDPYTENMTMRLPKSDAEEAKASIVFQVVASGACFSLALTVRPRERTGKVGLISVSKEADQADHVFKMLSNKPMGNQANLKLPGLAVYAECRFQSIRGSWMCDIKVTTS, encoded by the coding sequence ATGCGTCTTATTAACATAGAGACGTTAAAACTTGAAACTTTTTTGGGAGAAGTTCCTCCTTATGCCATCTTATCACATACCTGGGGCGAGGGCGAAGTCACCCTTCAGGACCTCGATAGCGATGACCTCAAGGAAAAGCCTGGCTGGGACAAAATTGTGGGATTCTGCCAAACCGTCATGAAGCATCTATCTGATCCGCCGCGGTACGCTTGGGTCGATACCTGCTGCATCGACAAAACTAGCAGCGCCGAGCTGTCCGAGTCCATCAATGCTATGTTTCGCTGGTACAAGGAGTCTCAGTGCTGCTTCGCGTATCTCCAGGACGTGACATCCGAAAATCTGGGGCGGCTGGAACAGTCTCGCTGGTTCACAAGAGGCTGGACACTTCAGGAGCTGCTTGCACCAGTGACGGTGGACTTTTTCGATCAAGACTGGGAGTTCATCGGCAACAAGGTTGACCTTGGCGAAAGAATCTCGCGGAGGACCAACATTGACGTCGAGACGCTGAGAACTGGGGATATGTCAGAGGCGAGTGTTTCTCAAAAGATGTCTTGGGCTTCCAGCAGACAGACAACGAGGCCTGAAGATATCGCATACTGCTTGCTCGGCATCTTCGACATCAGCATGACCATGCTGTACGGCGAAGGAGAAAAGGCTTTCATTCGGCTCCAAGAAGAGATTCTCAAGGAGTATGACGACCATACAATATTTGCATGGGACTCATCTTCGGTTCCAGAATCAGCTTCGACAGTTGGTACTCTAGCACCTCATCCCTCCTATTTCAGCAAGAGCTCCCACTTTCAACCTCACCCGAGCTCTGGGGACCCAGtaaccatcaccaaccgAGGCATCCGACTTGGACTCCCCATCATAGAACAGAGCAAGAATCCTGGCCAGAAGCTTGGTCTCCTCTCTTGCTTCTCGGGCGGTGGTGCTGGCTCAGCTGTAGGTATCGCCCTCTTGCGCAAGTCCCACGACCTCGAAGAGTACAGTCGTACACGCGCCCCCCCTGTCGAGCTATCCATGCGCGCGTTCAACTTTCCACCGACGACTGTGTTCTTGACAAAGAGGAATGGGTACTCGCATAGAGAGGGCATGATTAGCAAGTGCTGGCTTCATTATTGGCCCAAGATCCAACCTTTGCGGTCTTACCCGACTGGTTCGTGGCAACACGACCCTTATACGGAAAACATGACGATGAGGCTGCCCAAGAGTGACgcagaggaggccaaggcaagCATCGTATTTCAGGTGGTTGCCTCGGGGGCATGTTTCTCTCTGGCACTCACTGTCAGGCCAAGGGAAAGAACAGGCAAGGTCGGCCTGATATCAGTCTCGAAAGAAGCGGACCAGGCGGATCATGTGTTCAAGATGCTGAGCAACAAACCAATGGGGAATCAGGCGAATCTAAAGCTGCCTGGTCTGGCTGTGTATGCGGAGTGTCGATTCCAGTCGATTCGAGGGTCATGGATGTGTGATATTAAGGTTACTACGAGCTAG